The genomic window ATTTGCCCGCCGCTGGGGTGGGGATCGCCAGCCAGAACCCGTTCTTGGACCGGATCAGCGGGCCCGTGTCATGCGCGCCGATGATCACCGGGGCCTTGGACCAGATGAGGGCCGCCGCGTTCAGACTGTCGCCAGACTTCGGAAAGCTGGCGAGCCGGATAGAATTGGCAAGCCTGGTACCCAGCCCGGCGCCGGTGATCTGCGTCCGCCAGGCGGATTTCAGGCCCGTTCCGGCCTCGCGCATGGCGGCCGTGACTGCGCGTTCCCCTGCGGCAACCTCGGCCGCCATCATGGCGACGATGTCTGGATCAATGGCGAGCTTCAGTTTCATGCCGGACACAAATTCAAGGTCCAGACGAGCCGCTCGCGGTCGCGAACCGGCTCGCCCTGAATGACGAAGGCCTCGGAATTGATCTCGATCCGTTCGCCGGGTCGCGGATTGGGGACCTCAGCCACGCGAAGGTCAATGCGGGTGGTTTCCGACCACAGACGCGCGTCGCCGAACGCAGTGATGTCGTCCGGGCGGCGCAGGACCACGCGGACGAGGACGGGTGTTCCACCGTCGGCGACATAGACCGCATCTCGGGCGATGTTGGGATCGCAGAAGACGTTGTCGATGGCAGCGATAAACACGGACATGGGCTACCCCTCAGTTGGCGCTGACGAGCCGGATCGCAAGGCGCGGGCGCTTGTTGACCGGCAGGATCGATCCTTCCGTCATCAGGTCGATCCAGCGGCCCTTTGCGTCCATCATCTGGCGGGCATAGAGCGGCAGGCCGATAGTGTTGGCGGTTTCCAACAGGTTCGCGGGTCCGCCATAGGTGGTGAAGGTATCGAATGTGCCCATCGGAAAGGCGATGCCCTCGCCGGTCGGGATCAGCCGTTCAGCGGTGCCGCTCGAGAGCGTGACCGAGCCGTTGTATTCTTCAAAGAGCACGCCCGCAAAGGGGAAAGCCCGGCGCATGTCTTCGCGCAGGGGCTGGCCGCCGGTGGCCGAGAAGAATTTGTAGGCGTCCTCTGTCTTGGGGTGGCTGATCAGCTTGTCGAAGAACTCGGAGCTGACCAGCGCGTGTGCGGTGGTCATGGTCTCGCCCATCAGATTGTCCTCGATGGCGCGCAGGGTGGTGCGGACTTTGCCTTGGATGTTGGTGCCAGCGGTTCCAAAAACAAAGTCGACCGAGATCTGATCAAGCCCGAATTCGGAGAAGTAGTTGTAAAGCGTGGTGCCAGCGCCATCCTTCACGATGCCGCGCAGCGCATTCATCTCCATGTATTCGCGGGTCTGGGCGTGCTTGCGACGCATCAGCGTCAGTTTGCGGTTCATCACCTCGACCAGCGGATCGGTGGCATCCGAGAGGCCGAGCGCGGGCATCCCCTGGACGTCGGCGGGCAGGATCACGTCGTCATGCGGGATCCACGGCAGGGCAAAGGAGCGCATCGAGCGGGCCTCGCGGTTGCCGACGGTGGCGGGCGCGCCGAGCGGCACCGAGGGCAGCAGGCTCAGCACACCCTCTCGCTGTTCGATGACGATGGAGCGCTGGCTGACGCCCTCAAAGCGGAACAGGCCGATCTGGCCGAGGCGGGTGTAGAGGTTGGGCAGAATGTTGATGGCCTGCGTCATCTCGGCCAGCGAATAGCCGCCCACGTCAAATGGGTTGCGGGTGATGGTCATGGGGGACTCCTGGGGAAAGAGGGGAATAAAGGCTGGCCGTGCCAAACAATTGGCGCGCGGCTGGTAAGATCAGGCGGTGTCGCGCGCAAGGATCCCGGCAGCTGCTAATTGGCTGATTTTGGTGGTGATCTTGGCAGCGTCATCGACGGTGGCGTCGTATGCGAGCGCCGCCCGCGAGACGATGGCAGGGCCGCGCGCGACGACGATGCCCGTCGCATCGGCCAGTGTGGCGTCGACGGCGTAGAGCAGAACGGCGCTAGCTGTCTGCGCGCCATCGGTGCCGCCGCTGGTGGCCAGCTTGTATTTGGCGCTGGCTGTGATGCGGCCCAAGACCGAGCCGACCGGATAGGGCATGCCGGCCAGCAGCGTGATGGTCTCGCGGGTGTAGTTCGGGTTGACCTCGTACTTGAGGACATCGCCCATGGTGGGCGGCTGGGTCAGGACGGTCATGTCGGGGATCCTTGTGATCAGGGGGGATACAGAAATCCCCCGCCGGGCAGGTGCAGCGGGGGATCAGGTGGCAGGGTGTCAGAGGTGAGAGTGAGGCTCAGCCCTTTGCACCTGCGGAGGCCGCGCGTTTTGCGGCGGCAACAATTGGACTTTCCGCAGCCTTGGGAAGCACAGGTGAGAGCGGTGCCGCCACGATATCGCGCGCATCGGCTGCAGCGGCCGCGCGCTGCAACACCAGTGAGCGCAAAGCCTCGGGCGTGGTGCCATCGCGCATCGCCTTTGCTGCATCAATGGCGATGCCAAGCCGTCCGGCCTGTGCCGCAATCTCGGCGACCTCCGCCGCCGCCTCGCGCAGTTGTGCCGATAGCGCGGCCAGATTGCCCGGCTGCGCTTTGGCTGAGACAGCCGGTACAGGTGCCGCAGGTGGCGTGGCCGGGATGGCAGGTTGATCATCAGCGGCATCGGAATGGCCATCCTGCGGGATTGCTGCCTCATCGGCAGCATCCTCAAGCAGGGTATCTTCCTGATTATTTTCCGTATTGCTGTTTGGGTTATCTGTTCCGTTGGCCATGTGTGCCTTCTCTTTCGGTTGGGTTGGTTTGCGGGAATGGGGTGCTGCCACGCGCCTTGCGTGCGCGGGTGCGAGGGTTGGGTTGTTTGCCACGCGCTGCCGGAAGGCGGCAAAGCCGCGCTGCATATCGATGACCTCATCGGCGAGACCTGCGGCGACGGCGTCTGCCCCGCGGTAGGTGGCGGCTTCGGTCGCGATGGCGGCCTCCTGGCTCAACCGTCCCGCGCGCCCCGCCGCGACGGTCTCAGTAAAGAGGAACCGCAGCACATCGATTTCACGCTGGATGTCATTATGGACTGCGTCAGGCAGGGGCGCGTAGGGATTGGCATCCACCTTGTGGGATCCTGCATGGATCAGCGTAACGCGCACCCCGTCTTGATCCAGCTGACCGCTGAGATCAGCATGCATGACGACAACGCCGATGCTGCCGACGGCTCCGGTGCGGGGCAGCAAGATGCGGTCGGCCTGGCTGGCCAGCGCGTACCCGGCTGAGAAGGCGTGTTCAGCCACAAAGGCCCAGACGGGTTTGGTGGCGCGAACCGCACGAATGCGATCTGCAAGGTCAAATACCCCCGCAACTTCACCCCCAAAACTGTCAATTTCCAACGCAAGGCCGCGCACGGAAGGATCAGTGGCCGCCGCCTCGATTTGGGCAGTGATCCCCTCATAGCTGGTCTGGCCCGAGGACTGTCCAATCCAGCCCCCGCGGTGGATCAGCACGCCGGAGATCTCGATCACGGCGATGCCATCAACGACTGGGTACAGGGCGTCACTATGCTGGCCAAAGCCCTCGGCAAGGCCACCCGCCAGAATACTGGCGCGCGCTGTTGGCATGGGGGTGCTTTCCAACGCGAAGCCTTGATCCAGCGTTTCGACTTGGCGCCCAAGGATGCGTGGCCCAAGACCGGACAAAAACGCCATGGCTTTGGAGGGCTCAACCAGCAGCGGCGTATTGAAGGCGCGCGCAGCAATGCGGGCGTGGAACATCAGGTCTGGTCCTCAGGGTTGCGCGGGCGGCCCGCGTCATCGGTTTCATCTGTCTGGTCGGTGTCGTCGTCTTCGTCCCCATCCGGGCCCGTCAAAGCCTGTACACCTTGTGCGGGCGAGCCGGGGCGGCGAAAGTCGAGGCCGAGTAATCGCTCGCGTGCGCGCTCAGCCGCGATTTCGCGGTCGACCTGTTCTGCGTCGTAGCCACGCTCAGCGATGGCTTGGCTACGCGATTTGAGGCCTGCCTCGATCTGAGCAATCTCGGCATTGGCATCCTTCAGGGGATCGACCCAATCCCACTTGGTGGGTAGCCAGTTGGCCGCCAGCAGGCGTGACCGGTCGGCCTCATAGCCGGGAAGGTCCAGTGCGCCGGACATTACGGCGGCATCCATCCAGCGCGCATAAATCGGTCGGCACAGCTGATAGACCATCACCGAGTGCTGCCAGGCCGAGACGCGGCGTCTAAATTCTATCAGCGCCAAGCGCGAGTTCGAGAAGTTCCCCTTCACCATGTCATTGGTCAGATAAGGATAAGGAATGCCCAGCGCCGAGGCGACCTGCAGCAGCGTGCGGTATTGGAACGGCTCGTAGGTTGCCCCTGAATCTGCAGGCTGGCCCACGGTCACATCTTCGCCTGGATCCAAACGCACGACCTGGCCGGGGCTGATCTCAAACCCGCCCAGCATGTCGTCATCCTCGGACGGCAGCAGGGGGTTTTCTGGCGCGGGCGAGGTGACGAACATCGCATACATCGCCGCCACCTTTTTGCGGTCCAGCTCGGCATCGTCATACTGGTCGAGCAGAAACAATTTCACGATGGCGGGTGCCAGCTTTGAGACCCCGCGCAGCTGGCCGCCTTCGACCGGGTCAATCACATGGATCACCTCAGAGGCAGGCACCCGCACGATTTCCCCTGCAAGCCCCGGATCGGTGCTGTCGCCCGGGTGGCGGCGAAAGAAATGGTAGGCCACGCGCCGCCCGATCCGGTCGAACTCGATGCCTTGGCGGATGGCATTGCCAGCAGCGGAAACGCTGGTCAGTTCCAATGGTAGCATTTCGGCGGGCAGCATCTGCAGCTGGACGGGCACGCTCAGGCCGTCGCCCGCGCGCCGTGGGCGAAAGCGAAAGAACACCTCGCCCGCAAGGAAGACCTCTCGCGCCGCGCGGCGCTGGAGCCCGTAGAAATCGGTCAGACCTTCGCTGTCAGCCTCATCCGTCCAGGCCAACCAAAGGCGCTGCAGCTCTTCCTTGTGCGCTGCGTCTGCAATCTGCGAGATCGGTTTGATCCCATCGCCCACGGTATTTGCAGCCCAGCTTTCAACAGCATTGGCCGCATAGCCGTTGTTGCGCACCAACCAGCGGGCGCGTGCAGTGATATCGGGCCCTGACGCCGCGATCAGCGCATTCACATGCGCGCGCGTCGCCTGGAATCCGCGCAGACGGCGGTGATGCTGGCCTGCATCAAAGCCACCGACAAAGGCCCCGAGACGCTGCCGCCAGTTCATCACAGGTCCTTTACGGCATGGGGGCGAGAGATGCGCCCAGCGCCGCGCTCGGCCTTTGCGATGCGCCGTTCGATATCGAAGACAGCGGCCGCCAATTCAGCGTCGGTGCCATAGGTCAGGGTCTTGCCATCATAGCTCACAGAGCGCGTGCCGCTGTACCGCGCCGCCAGCAACGCGCTGTGGCGGGATTTGAGATCATCGAGGGTCATAGGTCATTCCATGTATTTTGGCGTGCTTACCCGCCAACCGCGCTTGCGGGGGGCGGCAATCCTTCCGGCTTGAGGCTCGGACGGTGTGTCAGTGTCGGCTTTGGCGGCCGCCGTGATCGTCTCAACCCCGGCCTGTTTCTCGAGCTGCCGCCACATCCGTTCATCGAAGCGGTCAGCACCGAGGATCCAGACAGCGGCCCGGGCGTACACCCGGGCGTCCAGCGCCTCATTGCGTTCGCGCATCTTTTGCCATTCCTGGCGCGCGTAGCCCCGCTTGTTACGGATCGTGACGAGCTGCTCGGCCACCAGCTGCTTTAGCCATTCGCTGTCAGCCCAGTCCGGCAGGTGGATCGTGCCCGCTGGATTTGACACGCCACTGGCGCGGTCTTCATCATTGGGCCGCTCCAGCCGGAGATAGCGATAGGTCTCCGCCTTGAAGGTCGCCGTGGCCACCGTCCAGAGCCGTGCGCCGCGCTTGAGCTTTCGTCCATTCACGGTCGCATCAACGAAGGTCGGCCCTGAGACCGGCGTTGTGCGGTTGAAGCCTTCCATGCCTTTGACAGGAGCCACCTGTGCGATGCCTTGGATGCGGGCCCAAGCGTAGACGGCTGCCGTTTCATACCCGGTGTCGATTGCCAGCTTTGCCAGGGGCATGACCGCACCGTGTTCATGCACCCAAGTTTTGCCCAAAAGTGCCGTCAGTTTGTCCCAGCACGCGGGATCATCTGGCCCGCCAGAGATCACGACGTGATCGACAAGCCAACTTTCCAGGCCACGGCCCCAGGCCCAAACATCGACCTCGATGCGATCCTTCTGCACGTCCGCCCCAGCGGTCAGAAACAGTCCCCGCGCTGGGATCTGGGCCACGAACGTCTCGCGCCGATCTGCGAGGCGCTGCCATTCCGGTGCGTCGCCACTCTCGACCCATGTTTCACCCAGCAGGGTGTTGCGCGCCGCGCGCAGCATCTCGTCGGATCCTTGGGCCGCCAGCCAGTCACGGGCGATCTGTTCCCAGCTTTTCCAGCCAATCGGCGAATAAAGCGCCGAGAGGTGGAACCCGATCGCGTTCGGGTTGGCTGACACAGCGGTGGCGCGCCACTCACCGCGTGCGAGCAGTTCGGTCTTGTGATGCTCGGCGATGGGCTTCTCGCAGCCTGCGCAATGATACATGGCCGTTTCTGGCTGCCCCTTGTCCCAGCGCAGCCGCTCGAACTGCAGCCATTGCCGATGGTCGCAATGCGGGCAGGGCACAAAATAACGCCGCCGAACAGAGGCCTCAAATTCCCGCTCGATACGCGACAGCCCCCGGATCGTCGGGGTCGAGACCATGAACACCTTGCGGCGATGCGCAAAGGTCGTCGTTCGAGCCTCGGCCAGCGTGACCGGATCGCCTTCCTCGTCTGCGGAGGCCGGATAGGCGTCAACCTCATCCAAAAACACATACCGCGCGGGCATTGAGCGCAGGCCAGTGGCCGAGTTTGCCCCGGTCAACACCAGAATACCGCCAGGGAATTCCTTTGACAGCATCGAATTGCCCGCGTCCCGCGAGCGGGCCGGGCTCACCTTTTCCCGCAGCGCCGGGCTGTCCTCGATCAGCGGATCAATCCGACCCCGCGAGGTGCGTTTTGCCATCTCCAGAGTGGGTAGCACGGCGAGCATTGGCCCGGGCGCGTGGTGAATGACAAAGCCGATCCAGTTGTTGCCTGCTTCTGTGGCCCCAACCTGAGCGGCTTTCATGAAGCTGATCCGCTGCGCCGGGTGGCACGGCGACAGCGCGTCCATGATCTCGCGCAGATAGGGCGTGCGCGCCGTGCGGTATTGCCCGGGTTCTGCGGAGGCGCGGGACGATAGTTTGCGATGCGCATCGGCCCATTCCGATACCGTCAGGTCTGGATCGGGCCGCATCCCCTGACGCCAGATGCGCAGGATATCCTCAGCGCCATCAAAGCCGAGGTCGAGCCCCTCGGTTAGATCGCCGTCGTTCAGGCTGTGATCATGATCACCCTCATGCAAGCGAGACCCTGAGGTCTGCGAGGGCGGTAAGCTGCTCTCGGACATGGGTTTCCAGCACCCTTTGCAGGATCGCAGTTTCGATCGTCACGGGTGTGCCCTGCGCCTTCTCCATCTCTGCGGATAATTGTGCGGCCATCAGGGCTGCCACGCGGGTGGGCCAGGTGACCCAGACATCCCGCTCTTGACGGGCCAGGCGAAACACCAGCGCCTCTGCCCGGGCGCGATCGACCAGAGTTCCCTTTTTCTTTTGCAGTGACAGCTGGCGTTCCTGCGCTTGGTAGACCGTCAGCGCCGTGCGGGCTTTCAGATAGGACGTGCTGTCGCCCGGACCAGAGATGCTGCCGGTATCTGCGTTGCTTCCACCAGCCCCACCAAATCCACCCCGTGCGCGCATCTGTTGGTCGGGATCGGTCATAGCCCCGCGCCGCGCATTTGAAGCGGCAGCATTGATCGACCCGTCTGCAAACAGAACCAACCGTCCGGTTTTACGTGCTTTTTGCACGGCTCCGCGCGAGAGCTTGGAATGGTCGGCATAGGCGCGTTCAGACATACCTTCCATGGCGCTTTGATGATCCTCAACATATTGTATATAAACGAGAAAAAGTAATTATTTGAGTTGATTACACTCCGCGATAGAGCGATGCATGGTTTCAAGAAACGGATGCATTGCGCACCGCCGCCACACCCCAACCCAACCCAACCCTGAAAGAGCAATATTATGACCGCCACCACCACCATCCGCATCGATCACGCTGTTCTGCCAGACCAGTTCGACCGCTCGCGCCCAAACGCTGTCGCCGAGGCCATTGAAGCCGCGTTGCGCGAGAGCGGGATCAACGCTGAGGCCTCAGACGTTATTTACCATCTCAAGATTGAGCTGCCGACCACCCAGCTTGCAGCTGCCAGCACAGTGCTGGCCAGCTTGCAGCTGATCTGAGGAAGGCCAACCATGAGCACCCGCGCGCAAATTGCCATTCAGACCGGGCCCGACGCATGGGCGCATATCTATGTCCATTACGATGGCTATCCCTCGCACATGCTGCCAGCCCTCGCGCATTGGACGTCCAATGACATCCTCGCCGCTCAAGAAATCCGGCAAGTCAAACCGGACGCGCTGAATTGTTTTGATCCGCCGCGCGCGCCGCGCAGTCTCGATCGACCCACCTGCGAGATGTCCCACCTCTATGTTTGGCAAGGTGGGGCGTGGGTCAATCTGACCCCTCAGGATCGACAATTATAAAGCCATAAGATTGCTTTGATTTACCTACGACAATCTCAGCTCCAGAGCGATGGTTGTCACAGGAAACGATGTAATTCACCCCAAGGAGCCCGCCATGACCACCCGCCGTGCCACCGACAATTCCAAAGCCTTAGACGCTTTCATGACAACCAAGCTCCAGATCGACGCAATGCTGGAGCGGCTGCAGGCCCTGAGTGACGGCCATTTCAACACCCACGCCGACGAGATTAACTGGGGCGATGTCGGGACCCTAAACCACTACGCCAGCCTGCTGCGCCGGATTACTGACCGCGCCTTCAAGGAGGGCGAACATGTCGCTTGATCCCACCCAGCGCCACCAAATCAAACAGGACCCCGCTTTGACAAAACTCACCGACACCCAAACTATTATCCTCAGCGCCGGGGCCCAGCGCCCCGACAACATCGCTCTGCCGCTGCCCAAAGGGCTTCATGGTGCGGCGGCGAAGATGGCTGTCACCAAGATGATCGCACACGGTTGGCTGCAAGAGGTCGACGCCAACCTGCGCCAGTGTGAACCGCTTTGGCGCGAGACCGGCGATGGCCAGGGCACCACGTTGATCGCAACCGCAGCAGGCCTCAAGGTCATCGGGATCGAGCCTTGGGGTTCCGGTCCCGTAGCGACCGACACGCCCGGGCCAAAGGCGCGCACACCGCGCACCGGTACCAAGCATGCCGCAATGATCGACATGCTGTCCCGCCCGGAAGGCGCTACCGTCGAAGAACTCTCAGTCGTTACTCAGTGGATGGGTCACACTGTCAGGGGAGCGATCTCCGGTACCCTGAAGAAGAGACTGGGGCTGGTCATTGCATCCTCAAAAGATGATCGGCGCGGGCGCGTTTACCGATTGGCAAATTATGCGTCAGGTGCTGTGTAGCCGCAAAGCGATAATGTCACCCCTGTGCAATTCAGGAATGTCACTCTCTTGTTCAAACGAGCAACGGGAGATCGGACATGGGATGGGTGATGATGAGCGAGCGCGAGTTAAATCGCATTGAGGTGTTGGCGCAGGTCGATGACGGGCGTTTGAGCGTTCAGAACGGCGCGAACATGTTGGATGTCACGAAGCGGCAATTGTTTCGGTTGCTGAAGCGATACCGAACCGAAGGCGCGCCTGCGATCCGCCACAAAGCCCGCGGCAAAGCTCCGAACAACAAGATCCATCAGGCGAAGCGTGACTATGCTGTGGCTCTGGTCAAAGAGAACTACGCAGATTTTGGGCCGACATTGGCCACTGAGATGTTGGCGGATCACCACGGATTCAAGGTCTCTCGCGAGACGCTGCGCAAGTGGATGACCGACGATGGTTTATGGCTGTCGCGCAAACAACGGCGGACATTCCATCAGCCCAGATCACGACGGGAATGCTTTGGCGAGCTGGTTCAAATCGACGGTTCTGATCATCGCTGGTTCGAGGATCGGGCCAGTCCTTGCACTCTGCTTGTCTTCATTGATGACGCGACCAGCATGTTGATGGAGCTGCGGTTTGTTCAATCGGAAAGCACGTTCAGCTACTTCACCGCGCTGGAGAGCTACCTGCTTAAACACGGTCGCCCCGTTGCGTTTTACAGTGACAAACACACGGTGTTCCGCGTCTCAAAACCCAACCAACACATGACCGGTATGACCCAGTTTGGGCGTGCATTAGCCGAGCTAAACATCGAGATTCTATGCGCAAACAGCTCTCAGGCCAAAGGTCGCGTCGAACGGGCAAACCGCACATTGCAGGACCGGCTAGTGAAAGAGCTGCGCCTTGCAGGCATCTCAAACATGGATGAAGGCAACGCATTCCTGCCGGGGTTCACGGAGCGCTTCAACGCTAAGTTTGCAAAGGCCCCTGCCAAGTCAAACGACCTGCATCGCGCGCTGAACATCGAACCGGATCGACTGAGCGAGGTCTTCTGTTTGCGTGACCAACGTCATGTGACCAAAGATCTGATGCTGAAGTACGACCGCAAACGCATTAAGTTGGAGATCAATGAGCTGACGCGCGGCCTCGTTGGCAAATACGTTGACGTCTATGAGTATGGCAGTGGGCGTATTCAGGTGCGTGCCAACGGCGTTGTCCTGCCCCATACGATCCTAAACCTTGAACGCCGGATCACACACGCAGCTATCACAGAGAACAAGCGGCTCAGCGCTGTTCTTGAACATATCAAAACCGAACAGGACAAAGCCCCGCCAAAGGTGATGATCAAACCAGTAAGCGCTAAGAATGGTTACGTGAAGACGGGGCGACGCCCACCTGGAGGCCCGTCTAAGATGGAGCCATACTACGCCCGCAAGCGCGCAGAACGAGAGGCACGCGCAGCCAGCCAAGGCTCCGATATTTGAGGTCTACGCCCTGTCAGGCTGCGCTACCATCAGCGCCCAAGGTGACATTTCTACTTTGCGCAATCGGTGACATTTCAGCTTTGCGTTTACATGCTGCAGCCTTTTGACAAGGAAAGAAGGCGGCCTGATAGAACATATCCGGCCCCTGCACCCAAGACAGCACCGAAGGCATCTGCTACGAGGTCTGCCCATTCGGCCTGACGTCCGAAAAAGGGCTGCACCAACTCAATGCTGCCCCCATAGGCGATGACGGCCAGTGCCACCCAAATCACAAGTCGCGGTCGCACAAGCGACAGTGGAAACGCCAGGCTGGCAAAGGCCAGAATATGGTAAATTTTGTCCGATCCTGCTGGACCCCCAGACGGCATCGGGGCCAAGGTCAGTACAGCAATGATGAGCGCCAGGGTCAATGTCGCAGTACTTCCGATTAATATCTGTCTGAACTTAGGCCGCTCTCGGATCACAAATCGCTCCATTGCTAGAAGTCGTAACAGCAAGACAGTACCGTGGTGTGTAAATAGTATAGCGTGGACTATGCAACCGTTTCTCCCTTAGTCGGCACGGCGGCGCCGGATTTCAGCGCATCGAAGCTCTGCCCACTGCTCTCCAACAGGACCGCCTCGCCGGTGAACTGTTGCCAGCGTTCGACGGCGACATCGACGTAAACCGGGTTCAACTCGATCCCGAAGCAGACGCGGCCCGTGGTTTCCGCCGCGATCAGCGTGGTGCCGGATCCCATGAAGGGTTCAAACACCGCCTGACCGGGGCTGGAATTGTTCAGCATCGGGCGGCGCATGCATTCGACCGGCTTCTGGGTACTGTGGATGGTGGTAGCATCCTGATCCTTGCCGGAAATGCGCCACAGCGTGGTCTGCTTGCGATCACCCGCCCAGTGGCCCTTGCCGGTCTTCTTGACGGCATACCAGCAGGGTTCATGTTGCCAGTGATAGTCGCCACGGCTGAAAACGAGGCTGTCCTTGGCCCAGATGATCTG from Paracoccaceae bacterium Fryx2 includes these protein-coding regions:
- a CDS encoding DUF6441 family protein, with the protein product MKLKLAIDPDIVAMMAAEVAAGERAVTAAMREAGTGLKSAWRTQITGAGLGTRLANSIRLASFPKSGDSLNAAALIWSKAPVIIGAHDTGPLIRSKNGFWLAIPTPAAGKSTRGGRITPGEWERRAGLRLRFIYRRRGPSLLVAEGRLNTKGRAVASKSKTGRGVATVPIFLLVPQVKRIRPV
- a CDS encoding major capsid protein, whose product is MTITRNPFDVGGYSLAEMTQAINILPNLYTRLGQIGLFRFEGVSQRSIVIEQREGVLSLLPSVPLGAPATVGNREARSMRSFALPWIPHDDVILPADVQGMPALGLSDATDPLVEVMNRKLTLMRRKHAQTREYMEMNALRGIVKDGAGTTLYNYFSEFGLDQISVDFVFGTAGTNIQGKVRTTLRAIEDNLMGETMTTAHALVSSEFFDKLISHPKTEDAYKFFSATGGQPLREDMRRAFPFAGVLFEEYNGSVTLSSGTAERLIPTGEGIAFPMGTFDTFTTYGGPANLLETANTIGLPLYARQMMDAKGRWIDLMTEGSILPVNKRPRLAIRLVSAN
- a CDS encoding head decoration protein; the encoded protein is MTVLTQPPTMGDVLKYEVNPNYTRETITLLAGMPYPVGSVLGRITASAKYKLATSGGTDGAQTASAVLLYAVDATLADATGIVVARGPAIVSRAALAYDATVDDAAKITTKISQLAAAGILARDTA
- a CDS encoding S49 family peptidase gives rise to the protein MFHARIAARAFNTPLLVEPSKAMAFLSGLGPRILGRQVETLDQGFALESTPMPTARASILAGGLAEGFGQHSDALYPVVDGIAVIEISGVLIHRGGWIGQSSGQTSYEGITAQIEAAATDPSVRGLALEIDSFGGEVAGVFDLADRIRAVRATKPVWAFVAEHAFSAGYALASQADRILLPRTGAVGSIGVVVMHADLSGQLDQDGVRVTLIHAGSHKVDANPYAPLPDAVHNDIQREIDVLRFLFTETVAAGRAGRLSQEAAIATEAATYRGADAVAAGLADEVIDMQRGFAAFRQRVANNPTLAPAHARRVAAPHSRKPTQPKEKAHMANGTDNPNSNTENNQEDTLLEDAADEAAIPQDGHSDAADDQPAIPATPPAAPVPAVSAKAQPGNLAALSAQLREAAAEVAEIAAQAGRLGIAIDAAKAMRDGTTPEALRSLVLQRAAAAADARDIVAAPLSPVLPKAAESPIVAAAKRAASAGAKG
- a CDS encoding phage portal protein encodes the protein MNWRQRLGAFVGGFDAGQHHRRLRGFQATRAHVNALIAASGPDITARARWLVRNNGYAANAVESWAANTVGDGIKPISQIADAAHKEELQRLWLAWTDEADSEGLTDFYGLQRRAAREVFLAGEVFFRFRPRRAGDGLSVPVQLQMLPAEMLPLELTSVSAAGNAIRQGIEFDRIGRRVAYHFFRRHPGDSTDPGLAGEIVRVPASEVIHVIDPVEGGQLRGVSKLAPAIVKLFLLDQYDDAELDRKKVAAMYAMFVTSPAPENPLLPSEDDDMLGGFEISPGQVVRLDPGEDVTVGQPADSGATYEPFQYRTLLQVASALGIPYPYLTNDMVKGNFSNSRLALIEFRRRVSAWQHSVMVYQLCRPIYARWMDAAVMSGALDLPGYEADRSRLLAANWLPTKWDWVDPLKDANAEIAQIEAGLKSRSQAIAERGYDAEQVDREIAAERARERLLGLDFRRPGSPAQGVQALTGPDGDEDDDTDQTDETDDAGRPRNPEDQT
- a CDS encoding phage terminase large subunit family protein, translated to MSESSLPPSQTSGSRLHEGDHDHSLNDGDLTEGLDLGFDGAEDILRIWRQGMRPDPDLTVSEWADAHRKLSSRASAEPGQYRTARTPYLREIMDALSPCHPAQRISFMKAAQVGATEAGNNWIGFVIHHAPGPMLAVLPTLEMAKRTSRGRIDPLIEDSPALREKVSPARSRDAGNSMLSKEFPGGILVLTGANSATGLRSMPARYVFLDEVDAYPASADEEGDPVTLAEARTTTFAHRRKVFMVSTPTIRGLSRIEREFEASVRRRYFVPCPHCDHRQWLQFERLRWDKGQPETAMYHCAGCEKPIAEHHKTELLARGEWRATAVSANPNAIGFHLSALYSPIGWKSWEQIARDWLAAQGSDEMLRAARNTLLGETWVESGDAPEWQRLADRRETFVAQIPARGLFLTAGADVQKDRIEVDVWAWGRGLESWLVDHVVISGGPDDPACWDKLTALLGKTWVHEHGAVMPLAKLAIDTGYETAAVYAWARIQGIAQVAPVKGMEGFNRTTPVSGPTFVDATVNGRKLKRGARLWTVATATFKAETYRYLRLERPNDEDRASGVSNPAGTIHLPDWADSEWLKQLVAEQLVTIRNKRGYARQEWQKMRERNEALDARVYARAAVWILGADRFDERMWRQLEKQAGVETITAAAKADTDTPSEPQAGRIAAPRKRGWRVSTPKYME
- a CDS encoding DUF3489 domain-containing protein, with translation MSLDPTQRHQIKQDPALTKLTDTQTIILSAGAQRPDNIALPLPKGLHGAAAKMAVTKMIAHGWLQEVDANLRQCEPLWRETGDGQGTTLIATAAGLKVIGIEPWGSGPVATDTPGPKARTPRTGTKHAAMIDMLSRPEGATVEELSVVTQWMGHTVRGAISGTLKKRLGLVIASSKDDRRGRVYRLANYASGAV
- a CDS encoding ISNCY family transposase, with protein sequence MGWVMMSERELNRIEVLAQVDDGRLSVQNGANMLDVTKRQLFRLLKRYRTEGAPAIRHKARGKAPNNKIHQAKRDYAVALVKENYADFGPTLATEMLADHHGFKVSRETLRKWMTDDGLWLSRKQRRTFHQPRSRRECFGELVQIDGSDHRWFEDRASPCTLLVFIDDATSMLMELRFVQSESTFSYFTALESYLLKHGRPVAFYSDKHTVFRVSKPNQHMTGMTQFGRALAELNIEILCANSSQAKGRVERANRTLQDRLVKELRLAGISNMDEGNAFLPGFTERFNAKFAKAPAKSNDLHRALNIEPDRLSEVFCLRDQRHVTKDLMLKYDRKRIKLEINELTRGLVGKYVDVYEYGSGRIQVRANGVVLPHTILNLERRITHAAITENKRLSAVLEHIKTEQDKAPPKVMIKPVSAKNGYVKTGRRPPGGPSKMEPYYARKRAEREARAASQGSDI
- a CDS encoding VanZ family protein, translating into MTLALIIAVLTLAPMPSGGPAGSDKIYHILAFASLAFPLSLVRPRLVIWVALAVIAYGGSIELVQPFFGRQAEWADLVADAFGAVLGAGAGYVLSGRLLSLSKGCSM